The following proteins are co-located in the uncultured Draconibacterium sp. genome:
- a CDS encoding FtsX-like permease family protein gives MTNIKLIFRSLVKDKTTFVINIVGFAFSLSICAIIAVYVLHESSYDKFHENYDKIYRVVNTDNNQAQVDYTIKDEILKEIPEVGKYCHVLLREGNSPIRFNQQIIDVQYNASVDNNFFEVFSFPLLFGNPKEPFDDKKNSLAISESISQKLFGIQNPIGEKVVLYNKDEYTVSAVFQDFPERSSIKADFIRNESYEVNTHSESHCENGKCEYKRNIFLTLDNKTDIDVVTEKVNAQLAKEDKFLKEVKLQPFKDIYLHNNTVNNDLKQGNLRLVKLLSAIALITLLLASINYINLSIAQHKKRIKEVGLRKTIGASQPMLIRSFLVESVVVTFISIIFACIITYFGLPFFRSTFNLHINLFELLKPIYFVYAGLFILVLGLINGFFPALIITSYNPPDLFQKRLLKVGDNFMLKNVLTTFQFAVSVVLIICVITIFKQLSFVKHADLGFKESYLLKLTTYRATNFDVLKKELLQSPYVLSAGYSSGIPGEINWGRSAGFDAKDYNRGVSVIGADEDVIKTFGFEILEGRDFFSSENEKACLVNETAMKKFGWGTWQDKRFARGEKYNGLQVVGVIKDFHFGAMYDEIEPLVISYQDFQKSFLTVRLSGTNVAEAMDFIKNTWNEVEPNVPINYAFYDTWFDSMYKKEEQLAKMVSTFAILAIVISCLGIFGQAILNTSNRIKEIGIRKVNGAGSQEIVSLINREFLRWVLLSLFIAIPVGVIFTTRWLENFAYKTTLSWWIFALAGVLALAIALLTVSWQSWRAATRNPVEALRYE, from the coding sequence ATGACCAATATAAAATTAATATTCCGAAGCCTTGTAAAAGACAAAACAACATTTGTGATAAATATTGTTGGTTTTGCTTTTAGCCTCAGTATTTGTGCAATTATTGCAGTTTATGTTTTGCACGAGTCGAGCTACGATAAGTTTCATGAAAACTACGATAAAATTTATCGGGTGGTGAATACGGATAATAACCAGGCACAGGTTGATTACACCATCAAAGATGAAATTTTAAAGGAAATTCCTGAGGTTGGAAAGTATTGCCATGTTTTACTTCGTGAAGGTAATTCTCCAATTCGGTTTAATCAACAAATAATCGACGTTCAATACAACGCTTCGGTTGATAATAACTTTTTTGAGGTTTTTTCATTTCCACTGCTGTTTGGAAACCCAAAAGAACCCTTTGACGACAAAAAGAATTCGCTGGCCATTTCTGAAAGTATATCGCAGAAATTATTTGGAATCCAAAATCCCATTGGCGAAAAAGTTGTTCTTTATAATAAGGACGAATATACCGTTTCCGCCGTATTTCAGGATTTTCCGGAACGATCGAGTATAAAAGCCGATTTCATTAGAAATGAAAGCTATGAAGTAAATACACATTCTGAGAGTCATTGCGAAAACGGTAAATGCGAGTACAAAAGAAATATCTTTCTAACCCTTGATAATAAAACGGATATTGACGTTGTTACTGAAAAAGTAAATGCGCAACTGGCTAAGGAAGATAAGTTTCTGAAGGAGGTGAAACTTCAGCCTTTCAAGGATATTTATTTGCATAACAATACGGTTAATAACGATTTAAAGCAAGGAAATTTAAGGCTGGTAAAATTGTTGTCGGCGATTGCTTTAATAACGCTTTTACTTGCATCAATCAACTACATAAATCTGAGCATTGCCCAGCACAAAAAACGTATAAAGGAGGTAGGTTTGCGTAAAACCATTGGCGCATCGCAACCAATGTTAATCCGTTCTTTTCTTGTGGAGTCGGTTGTTGTTACGTTTATTTCAATCATCTTCGCCTGTATAATTACGTATTTCGGCTTACCATTTTTTCGCTCCACTTTCAATCTGCACATTAATCTCTTCGAACTGTTAAAACCTATTTACTTTGTTTATGCCGGGCTTTTTATCCTGGTTTTGGGATTGATTAACGGTTTTTTTCCTGCACTTATCATCACTTCGTATAATCCACCGGATCTTTTTCAGAAAAGGCTATTAAAAGTTGGTGATAATTTTATGCTGAAAAACGTTTTAACTACCTTTCAATTTGCGGTTTCGGTTGTTCTTATTATCTGCGTAATTACCATTTTTAAACAGCTTTCGTTTGTTAAACATGCCGATTTGGGATTTAAAGAAAGTTATCTGTTAAAACTTACCACTTATCGCGCTACCAACTTTGATGTATTGAAAAAGGAATTGTTGCAAAGTCCTTATGTCCTTAGTGCCGGATATTCGTCGGGAATTCCGGGTGAAATTAATTGGGGGAGAAGTGCCGGATTCGATGCGAAAGATTACAATCGTGGCGTTTCTGTTATTGGAGCCGATGAGGATGTAATAAAAACATTTGGTTTCGAAATCCTTGAAGGAAGAGATTTTTTTAGCAGCGAAAATGAAAAAGCCTGCCTGGTAAACGAAACGGCCATGAAAAAATTTGGTTGGGGTACCTGGCAGGATAAACGTTTTGCAAGAGGCGAAAAATACAACGGACTGCAAGTGGTTGGAGTAATTAAGGACTTTCATTTCGGAGCCATGTACGATGAAATTGAACCACTTGTTATTTCATACCAGGATTTTCAGAAAAGCTTTTTAACCGTGCGTTTGTCGGGTACTAATGTTGCCGAAGCCATGGATTTCATTAAAAACACCTGGAATGAAGTTGAACCGAATGTGCCCATAAATTATGCTTTTTATGATACATGGTTCGATTCGATGTATAAAAAAGAAGAGCAGCTTGCCAAAATGGTTTCCACATTTGCCATTCTGGCCATAGTGATTTCCTGTCTGGGTATATTTGGGCAGGCCATATTAAATACTTCGAACCGGATTAAAGAAATTGGTATACGAAAAGTGAACGGGGCCGGATCGCAGGAAATAGTAAGCCTGATTAACCGCGAATTTTTGCGGTGGGTATTGCTTTCGTTATTTATTGCCATTCCTGTTGGAGTGATATTCACTACCCGGTGGCTCGAAAACTTTGCCTATAAAACTACTTTAAGCTGGTGGATATTTGCTTTGGCAGGAGTGCTGGCATTGGCCATTGCGCTGCTAACCGTGAGTTGGCAGAGTTGGCGGGCAGCTACACGAAATCCGGTGGAAGCACTCAGGTATGAATAG
- a CDS encoding FtsX-like permease family protein produces the protein MLKHSIKLIVRQLFKGNRQLLLNVLGLSVAFAIVLFLSTFILTEMRRGKTITNFENIYRLKSAEGTYWSSRSLKEFDNKFPEIKSMTKLHPNWSKTSFYEVGQQQYQTGKIMVADDHFFDVFNHETIVGDLSDVLAVKDNIVLTETEAEKVFGKTDVVGKGIRFMTADFGVMDLTVAAVIKDTPQEAMMRFDAIIPVEALNYYVSWYDSDHWGNARYEVFISLQPNNPIAGLEAKLNSAFQAAAPDWAKTDKGEIFLKPYSSLYFSESGKDNVVSHGSLNQVRTLGTIMFIVFLLAIINFINLNTAQKIKQTKNIGIHKTLGANGWDSFVRMISEVLPVLIITFGVAIVLVGLSLPWLNNLFGTEFSISGLLDINTLIVGTIVIALGLFLSTIFISLYFQRVKPYEALKNSTLAGKKENLRNALLVVQFTLSIVLVIGSMVVYKQNMYMHNQTMGFKKDNILYLPLRNDMNKQTKAIKQELASISEVSAITLASHPLGKSDMGWGMSLNNAGENKRISYEAMMVEENFFDFFGLDIVEGEGFRSSSIREHEHIFNQFAVNEFGIKNITEARITSYDDASGKIIGVVKDFNFQSLHHAISPIGFICSEPENLSIAYLNLNVSDKIQLQSAMTKIETVWDTFSGDWPFEYHFLDQTLDELYKEDQKFSKIFLLATILSVFIGCLGLLSTVIFISEMRIKEIGIRKVNGAKVSEILALLNKDFIKWVAIAFVIATPISYYAMDKWLENFAYKTNLSWWIFALAGILALGIALLTVSWQSWRAATRNPVEALRYE, from the coding sequence ATGTTAAAACATTCAATAAAATTAATCGTAAGACAACTGTTTAAAGGTAATCGTCAGTTATTGCTCAATGTATTGGGACTAAGTGTTGCTTTTGCGATAGTTCTTTTTCTTAGCACATTCATTCTCACCGAGATGAGAAGAGGGAAAACAATCACTAATTTCGAGAATATATATCGTTTAAAATCGGCAGAAGGTACCTACTGGTCGTCGCGAAGTTTAAAGGAATTCGACAATAAATTCCCCGAAATTAAAAGTATGACCAAACTGCATCCAAATTGGTCTAAAACAAGTTTTTATGAAGTGGGGCAGCAACAATACCAAACCGGAAAAATAATGGTTGCAGATGACCATTTTTTTGATGTTTTCAATCACGAAACAATTGTTGGAGATTTGAGTGATGTTTTGGCCGTAAAGGATAACATTGTACTTACAGAAACTGAAGCTGAAAAGGTTTTTGGTAAAACCGATGTGGTAGGTAAAGGAATACGTTTTATGACAGCTGATTTTGGGGTGATGGATTTAACTGTAGCTGCTGTTATTAAAGATACACCACAGGAAGCCATGATGAGGTTCGATGCTATCATTCCGGTTGAAGCTTTAAATTATTATGTATCCTGGTATGATTCAGATCATTGGGGGAATGCGAGATACGAAGTTTTTATTTCACTTCAACCCAATAACCCGATAGCCGGACTTGAGGCAAAATTGAATTCAGCCTTTCAGGCAGCAGCTCCCGATTGGGCAAAAACCGACAAAGGAGAGATTTTTCTAAAACCCTATTCTTCGTTGTATTTTTCTGAATCAGGAAAGGATAACGTGGTGTCGCACGGAAGTTTAAATCAGGTTAGAACGCTGGGAACCATAATGTTTATCGTTTTTTTACTGGCCATTATCAATTTTATTAATCTGAACACGGCTCAAAAAATTAAACAAACCAAAAATATTGGTATACACAAAACGCTGGGTGCCAATGGGTGGGATTCATTTGTTCGTATGATTTCGGAAGTGCTTCCAGTACTGATTATTACATTCGGCGTGGCAATTGTTTTAGTTGGTTTGTCATTGCCCTGGTTAAATAATTTATTTGGTACCGAGTTCAGTATTTCCGGGTTACTCGATATAAATACATTAATTGTCGGAACAATTGTAATTGCTCTGGGACTTTTTCTATCTACTATTTTTATTAGCCTGTATTTTCAGCGGGTAAAACCATATGAGGCATTAAAGAACAGCACACTGGCCGGAAAAAAGGAGAACCTGCGTAATGCCTTGTTGGTGGTTCAGTTTACGCTTTCTATTGTTTTGGTGATTGGTTCAATGGTTGTATACAAACAAAATATGTACATGCATAACCAAACAATGGGGTTTAAAAAGGACAATATTTTGTACCTGCCTCTGCGAAATGATATGAACAAACAAACTAAGGCAATAAAACAGGAATTGGCTTCCATTTCTGAAGTGTCGGCAATTACATTGGCCTCGCATCCCTTGGGCAAATCGGATATGGGATGGGGCATGTCGTTAAACAATGCCGGAGAAAATAAACGAATCAGTTATGAAGCCATGATGGTTGAGGAAAATTTCTTTGACTTCTTTGGACTCGATATTGTGGAAGGTGAAGGTTTTAGATCGTCATCCATTCGCGAACACGAACACATTTTTAACCAGTTTGCAGTAAATGAGTTTGGAATTAAAAACATTACAGAAGCCAGGATAACGTCATACGACGACGCATCAGGCAAAATAATCGGAGTAGTGAAAGACTTCAATTTTCAGTCGCTACACCACGCCATAAGCCCGATAGGGTTTATTTGTTCCGAACCGGAGAATTTAAGCATTGCTTACCTAAATTTAAATGTGTCGGATAAAATACAGTTACAATCAGCAATGACTAAAATTGAAACGGTTTGGGATACTTTTAGTGGTGACTGGCCTTTTGAATACCATTTTCTGGATCAAACTTTGGATGAGCTGTACAAAGAAGACCAAAAGTTTAGTAAGATATTTCTACTGGCGACGATTCTATCAGTGTTTATTGGTTGCCTGGGATTATTGAGTACGGTCATTTTTATATCCGAAATGCGAATCAAAGAAATTGGCATCCGAAAAGTTAACGGCGCCAAGGTTTCAGAAATACTTGCCTTGCTAAATAAAGACTTTATAAAATGGGTGGCGATCGCTTTTGTAATTGCCACTCCAATTTCATATTACGCAATGGATAAATGGCTCGAAAACTTTGCCTACAAAACCAATTTAAGTTGGTGGATATTTGCCTTAGCCGGAATACTGGCTCTGGGAATTGCATTGTTGACGGTGAGCTGGCAGAGCTGGCGGGCGGCTACGCGGAATCCGGTGGAAGCACTTCGGTATGAATAA
- a CDS encoding ABC transporter permease: protein MNSLRNINHKIILRTILRNKLHSSINIIGLAIGIAVFILIARYANHQFSFDRFHKQQNNIYKVYLGDNGSLPPAVALFLKDNIAGIEDVVRVDEWYGGGNKGYLEYEKETIRTDNFIFADSSFFNFFDFKMLFGDSQNALKTPNSIILSERLSRKIFGNENPTGKQITYLSDYPSAKYTFTVSGVIEDSPTNSSIPYNGIISMSTITYHHIRNGNISEDWVNWGFGSYVKISSPETVNQLNNETPECWSNLMAERWQVDKGSQRAAEYKLNFVPLKEVHFHGSNKRFSVYLILLIGLVILIIAIINYINLSLAISSTRLKEIGIRKIIGSDKGTLFKQFITESILITSIAGIIAVIIVLFIYPYLFNFIGFKSVVAPGETFKALAFLIGGLIFIGFISGLYPAWFLTKLKPVQSIKNEFNKGTKGNRLKHVLITTQFVVSIFLTVAVLTFSKQANYIKSKNLGFDKEHLIYLSGGASINEQYQAFRESLLANPSIQNVARTNGTFVGHLNIGSKHKVNGEFRNYKATTVDPDFLETFGVELIAGRNFSKIIGNDLNNTALVNERFVKQMELEEPIGSIVTFLGDDITIVGIIKDFHISSLHHEIEPSMLCYLPWNTCINIKVSGLDLENTIATIESTWKEFSPDVPFEYHFLDERFEELYQAETEFSSLIKIFTLIAIFIACLGLFGLISFSALQRKKEIGIRKINGAKISEVMLILNNSIVKWVLVAFAIATPVAYYAMHKWLENFAYKTTLSWWIFALAGVLALGIALLTVSWQSWRAATRNPVEALRYE from the coding sequence ATGAACTCATTAAGAAATATAAATCATAAAATAATTCTGCGAACCATCTTGCGCAATAAGCTTCATTCTTCGATTAACATTATCGGACTAGCAATTGGCATCGCTGTTTTTATACTAATAGCACGATACGCAAACCATCAATTCAGTTTCGATCGCTTTCACAAACAGCAGAACAATATATACAAGGTTTATCTTGGCGATAATGGATCTTTACCTCCGGCTGTTGCTTTATTTTTAAAGGATAATATTGCTGGAATTGAAGATGTTGTTCGTGTAGATGAATGGTATGGTGGAGGAAATAAAGGTTATTTAGAATACGAAAAAGAAACGATCAGAACTGATAATTTCATTTTTGCTGACAGCAGTTTCTTCAACTTCTTTGATTTTAAAATGTTGTTTGGCGATTCCCAAAACGCTCTCAAAACTCCAAATTCAATAATTTTGTCAGAGCGTTTGTCTCGAAAAATATTTGGCAATGAAAACCCAACAGGAAAGCAAATCACCTATTTAAGTGACTACCCCAGTGCAAAATATACATTCACCGTAAGTGGTGTAATTGAGGACTCGCCTACCAATTCATCAATTCCTTACAACGGAATAATTTCAATGTCAACCATAACTTATCACCACATTAGAAACGGAAACATTAGCGAAGATTGGGTCAACTGGGGATTTGGCAGCTATGTTAAAATTTCTTCACCTGAAACTGTAAATCAACTCAACAATGAAACACCTGAATGTTGGTCAAATTTGATGGCTGAACGTTGGCAGGTAGATAAAGGCAGTCAGCGTGCAGCGGAATACAAATTAAACTTTGTTCCATTAAAAGAAGTACATTTTCATGGTAGCAACAAACGCTTTTCTGTTTACCTGATACTACTTATCGGACTGGTTATTTTAATCATAGCCATTATTAACTACATTAATTTATCACTGGCTATTTCCAGCACCCGTTTAAAAGAAATAGGAATTCGAAAAATAATCGGTTCTGATAAAGGTACTTTATTCAAACAATTTATAACTGAGTCAATCTTAATCACTTCAATTGCCGGTATTATTGCAGTAATTATTGTTCTTTTCATTTACCCTTATTTGTTCAACTTTATCGGATTTAAATCCGTGGTTGCTCCCGGTGAAACTTTCAAAGCACTGGCATTCCTCATCGGAGGCCTAATTTTTATTGGGTTCATTTCAGGATTATATCCTGCCTGGTTCCTCACAAAACTCAAGCCAGTACAGAGTATAAAAAATGAATTCAACAAAGGAACGAAAGGAAATAGGTTAAAACATGTATTAATCACAACTCAGTTTGTTGTTTCGATTTTCCTAACAGTAGCCGTTTTAACTTTCTCGAAACAAGCCAACTATATTAAATCTAAAAATCTGGGATTCGACAAAGAACACCTAATTTACCTGTCAGGAGGTGCCAGTATAAATGAACAATATCAGGCATTTCGGGAATCATTATTGGCAAATCCATCGATTCAAAATGTTGCACGTACAAATGGAACCTTTGTGGGGCATCTGAATATTGGTTCCAAGCATAAAGTTAATGGTGAATTCAGAAATTATAAAGCAACAACGGTCGATCCTGATTTTCTCGAAACATTTGGTGTTGAACTTATTGCAGGCCGAAATTTCTCAAAAATTATCGGAAATGACTTAAATAACACTGCGTTGGTAAATGAACGTTTTGTTAAGCAGATGGAACTTGAAGAGCCAATTGGCTCAATTGTAACTTTTTTGGGTGATGACATTACGATTGTTGGTATAATTAAGGACTTTCATATAAGCTCTTTGCACCACGAAATTGAACCATCAATGCTTTGTTATTTGCCATGGAACACTTGCATTAACATTAAAGTGTCGGGCTTGGATCTGGAAAATACAATTGCCACAATTGAAAGCACATGGAAGGAGTTCTCTCCCGATGTACCTTTCGAATATCATTTTCTGGATGAACGTTTTGAAGAACTATATCAAGCCGAAACTGAATTCAGTTCATTGATAAAAATATTTACCCTGATCGCCATATTTATAGCTTGCTTAGGTCTTTTTGGTCTAATTTCTTTTTCGGCCTTACAACGAAAGAAAGAAATCGGGATTCGAAAAATTAACGGTGCTAAAATTTCTGAAGTAATGCTTATTCTAAATAATAGTATTGTAAAATGGGTATTGGTTGCTTTCGCAATTGCCACTCCAGTAGCATACTACGCCATGCACAAGTGGCTCGAAAATTTTGCCTACAAAACCACACTCAGTTGGTGGATTTTTGCTTTGGCTGGAGTGCTGGCTTTGGGAATTGCATTGTTGACGGTGAGCTGGCAAAGCTGGCGGGCCGCAACGCGAAACCCGGTAGAGGCGCTGAGGTATGAATAA
- a CDS encoding FtsX-like permease family protein, whose amino-acid sequence MLNNLKRIYRKALKYRSYTMINVVGLSTAFALSSLLLLYVYNEFHVDDFHQNKDRIYRVVDAGDGTAFTNPLLAGELKSAFPEIEEVTRVRHNGHGFYKYENSVVDIPYDMCFDSTVFKMFDFKLVAGTEKEALISPLSIVLTKSISKKIFGDKNPLGKVLRYNDLCDLTVTGIIEDLPANSTFTVDAILPFQLLAYLWNGYTGRPSDDFFIRDNGSFHTYIMFKPNVDVASIENKIAGFCKEKSFQQDMKLQPMNDIYFGYNNRDRWIHKGEKSIVILLLSIALGLLTISIINYINLNSAVTLNNLFGFGIRKILGAKPGQIIIQSVVETLLYFMVSIGIAAAIVILIIQPFQNILAEEYHFSSLLTGTNLSIAFGILLLTALISAMVPAHHFKKAPSTAIIKMKHSGNRSSGLLNRPLIIVQFFIAILFIVSAITIKKQVNFINHKNLGFDKDLLVYVDLISYNLTTSEADVLKEKLMADSRIQNVSFSAGIFGDVRRGNFVDINGKKLLYRQIPSDVDYVKTMHYKIVEGRDFTSELKTDEISKAYIINQTLAKTLEMENPLQEKLNNHPIIGVVEDFNFEPVQTHIQPVALLCDPAEALWIANIRLNPGDLQSSIQFIENIIKNVKPGSPFRYSFANDRVATYYKKEVQFSKLSALFSIVNILISCIGLVGLVLFTINGRIKEIGIRKVNGAKVSEVLMMLNKDFIKWVAIAFVIATPISYYAMDKWLESFAYKTTLSWWIFALAGVLALGIALLTVSWQSWRAATRNPVEALRYE is encoded by the coding sequence ATGCTGAATAACTTAAAAAGAATTTATCGGAAAGCACTAAAATACAGGAGCTATACAATGATTAATGTTGTTGGTTTGTCAACAGCTTTTGCCTTGTCGTCGCTTTTACTTTTGTATGTGTACAATGAATTTCATGTCGATGATTTTCACCAGAATAAAGACCGGATTTACCGGGTTGTTGATGCCGGCGACGGTACTGCTTTTACAAACCCGCTGCTGGCCGGTGAATTAAAAAGTGCTTTCCCCGAAATTGAAGAGGTAACGCGGGTGAGGCACAATGGACATGGTTTTTATAAATATGAAAATTCTGTTGTCGATATTCCGTACGACATGTGTTTTGATTCCACTGTTTTTAAAATGTTCGATTTTAAACTGGTTGCCGGAACAGAAAAAGAAGCTCTGATAAGTCCCCTTTCGATTGTATTAACAAAAAGCATTTCAAAGAAAATATTTGGTGATAAAAATCCACTTGGTAAGGTATTACGATACAATGATCTTTGTGATTTAACGGTTACCGGAATTATTGAAGATCTTCCTGCCAATTCAACTTTTACTGTCGATGCCATCCTGCCTTTCCAGCTGCTGGCTTATCTTTGGAATGGGTACACGGGCAGGCCTTCCGATGATTTTTTCATTCGCGACAATGGTTCTTTTCATACCTACATCATGTTCAAACCCAATGTTGATGTTGCGTCAATCGAGAACAAAATTGCCGGATTCTGTAAAGAAAAATCGTTTCAACAGGACATGAAACTGCAACCGATGAACGACATTTATTTTGGGTACAACAACCGCGACAGGTGGATTCATAAAGGAGAAAAATCAATCGTAATTCTTTTATTGTCTATCGCTCTCGGCTTGCTAACCATCAGCATAATTAACTACATTAATTTGAATTCGGCAGTAACGTTAAATAACCTGTTTGGCTTTGGCATCCGGAAAATACTTGGTGCCAAACCCGGACAAATTATAATCCAATCGGTTGTGGAAACCCTGCTCTATTTTATGGTTTCAATCGGGATAGCTGCAGCAATTGTGATTCTGATAATTCAGCCATTTCAAAATATTTTAGCTGAAGAATATCATTTTTCGTCTTTGTTGACGGGAACCAATTTAAGTATCGCTTTTGGTATTCTGTTATTGACCGCACTGATTTCAGCAATGGTACCGGCACACCATTTCAAAAAAGCTCCTTCCACTGCAATAATTAAAATGAAACATTCAGGAAACCGCTCTTCAGGTCTCTTAAATAGACCGCTCATAATTGTCCAGTTTTTTATCGCCATACTTTTTATCGTGTCGGCCATAACCATTAAAAAGCAGGTAAACTTCATCAACCATAAAAATTTAGGGTTCGACAAAGATTTGCTGGTTTATGTTGATTTGATATCGTACAATTTAACAACTTCTGAAGCCGATGTATTGAAAGAAAAACTGATGGCAGATTCCCGCATTCAGAATGTATCTTTTTCAGCAGGAATTTTTGGCGATGTCCGTCGGGGCAATTTTGTTGACATAAACGGTAAAAAACTTTTGTACCGTCAAATTCCTTCCGATGTCGATTATGTAAAAACAATGCACTATAAAATTGTGGAAGGTCGGGATTTTACCAGCGAGTTGAAAACCGATGAAATATCAAAAGCTTATATCATCAATCAAACACTGGCTAAAACTTTGGAAATGGAAAATCCTCTTCAGGAGAAACTGAATAATCATCCCATAATTGGCGTTGTCGAGGATTTTAATTTCGAACCGGTTCAAACGCATATTCAGCCCGTTGCCTTGTTGTGCGATCCCGCGGAAGCACTGTGGATTGCAAACATCAGGTTAAACCCAGGCGACTTGCAAAGTTCAATTCAATTTATTGAAAACATAATTAAAAACGTAAAACCCGGTAGCCCTTTCCGTTATTCCTTTGCCAACGACAGGGTTGCCACCTATTACAAAAAGGAAGTGCAGTTCTCCAAATTATCGGCCCTGTTTTCTATTGTGAATATTCTCATTTCGTGTATCGGCCTGGTAGGGCTGGTGCTTTTTACCATTAACGGAAGGATTAAAGAAATCGGCATCCGCAAAGTTAACGGAGCCAAAGTTTCTGAAGTTTTAATGATGCTGAACAAAGACTTTATAAAATGGGTGGCGATCGCTTTTGTAATTGCCACTCCAATTTCATATTACGCTATGGATAAATGGCTCGAAAGTTTTGCCTATAAAACAACTTTAAGTTGGTGGATATTTGCCTTAGCCGGGGTGTTGGCTTTGGGAATTGCACTGTTAACCGTTAGCTGGCAAAGCTGGCGGGCCGCTACAAGAAATCCTGTTGAGGCGTTGCGGTACGAATAG